The following proteins come from a genomic window of Halictus rubicundus isolate RS-2024b chromosome 8, iyHalRubi1_principal, whole genome shotgun sequence:
- the Rin gene encoding ras GTPase-activating protein-binding protein 2 isoform X1, which yields MVMEASPSPQNVGREFVRQYYTLLNQAPAHLHRFYNQHSSFVHGGLDSNRESTPAIGQKQIHQKIQQLNFRDCHAKISQVDSQLTLENGVVVQVSGELSNAGQPMRRFTQTFVLAIQAPKTYYVHNDIFRYQDLIFPDEEEADVGGVEGGVGESGEREGEEGGRSEPEEDEHQNQGQQLSAPAASTEPQVQPPLIPAQQPVLQQQQQMYYAPPPQQSHVLPVMQQVLNGSVHEDTSLINQSPPQQQQQQQQQQPPPPPPAQQHQYINESSSQTQFVQETELDSSAEQQQQPESEPQTQSNENREQPETETFNATAQDSEPEHQVSNTNVTSSGPKTYANLVKSFPSTTGATSPQAPKLSMSPPPMTNLRLDDRSPLHPSNSGPILGASTTISAPQQQTHRVGNQQPQQHQQQRAPRGGGVQRDGDRRGTRQSQYSDAHQLFLGNLPHNASEDDLRQIFEAYGRVVELRIHSKPNDRCKGPQGNNTGKVPNYGFITFEDKQVVSMVLQNLPIYYPAENGQKLNVEEKKVRPRGTIDGSGGRLNSNDGNMRAMGGQQQQQQQRGPVFPYFAGGPGVMRGGQHGTRGGRGGFSRGGDGGRGGGGMRQPGNPSNPSYQNRR from the exons ATGGTCATGGAGGCGTCCCCTTCTCCACAGAATGTCGGTCGTGAATTTGTCCGACAATATTACACTTTATTAAATCAAGCTCCTGCACATCTTCACAg GTTTTATAATCAGCATTCTTCCTTTGTGCATGGAGGACTAGATTCCAATAGAGAATCAACTCCAGCAATTGGCCAAAAGCAAATACACCAGAAAATTCAACAACTAAACTTCCGAGACTGTCATGCTAAAATAAGTCAGGTTGACTCACAGCTGACTCTTGAGAATGGTGTTGTTGTACAA GTGTCTGGAGAACTCTCTAATGCGGGGCAGCCAATGCGTCGCTTTACACAAACTTTCGTGTTGGCAATACAAGCACCAAAAACATATTATGTACATAACGATATATTCCGTTACCAAGATTTGATCTTTCCTGATGAGGAGGAAGCAGATGTAGGTGGTGTAGAAGGGGGTGTAGGTGAGTCCGGTGAGAGGGAAGGGGAGGAGGGAGGGCGTTCTGAGCCCGAGGAAGATGAACACCAAAATCAAGGGCAGCAACTTTCAGCGCCAGCTGCATCTACTGAACCGCAAGTCCAGCCACCGCTTATTCCTGCACAACAACCTGTACTTCAGCAACAACAGCAAATGTACTATGCGCCACCACCACAACAGTCTCAT GTACTCCCAGTAATGCAACAGGTTCTAAATGGTTCGGTTCATGAAGACACCTCATTAATCAACCAGTCACCAccacagcagcagcagcagcagcaacaacaacaaccgccgccgccaccacctGCGCAGCAGCACCAATATATTAACGAATCTTCGTCACAGACACAGTTTGTACAAGAAACGGAATTGGACAGCTCAGCCGAACAGCAGCAACAACCTGAAAGCGAACCGCAGACTCAGTCcaatgaaaatcgtgaacagCCTGAAACCGAGACGTTTAATGCCACTGCTCAAGACTCTGAACCGGAGCATCAGGTGTCGAATACAAATGTGACAAGTAGTGGGCCAAAAACATACGCCAATCTTGTCAAGTCTTTCCCAAGTACCACTGGCGCTACTAGTCCTCAGGCACCCAAGTTGTCTATGTCACCG CCTCCGATGACGAACTTACGATTGGATGATAGATCGCCATTACATCCGTCTAATAGTGGTCCAATACTGGGTGCATCAACCACAATTTCTGCGCCTCAGCAACAAACTCACAGAGTTGGTAATCAACAGCCACAACAGCATCAACAGCAACGGGCACCAAGAGGAGGAGGGGTACAAAGAG ATGGTGATCGCCGTGGTACAAGGCAAAGTCAATATAGTGATGCACATCAACTGTTTCTTGGAAATTTGCCGCACAACGCGTCGGAGGATGATCTGCGGCAAATATTTGAAGCATATGGTAGAGTAGTGGAACTACGTATACACAGTAAACCGAATGACAGATGCAAAGGACCGCAAGGAAATAATACAGGAAAAGTGCCTAATTATGGATTTATCACCTTTGAAGATAAACAAGTTGTTAGCATGGTGTTACAGAATCTG CCGATTTATTATCCTGCGGAGAATggacaaaaattaaatgtggAAGAGAAGAAAGTCAGGCCTAGAGGAACGATAGACGGAAGCGGAGGACGGCTAAATTCGAACGATGGCAATATGAGAGCAATGGGcggacaacaacaacaacaacaacaaagagGTCCTG TTTTCCCATATTTTGCAGGTGGTCCCGGTGTAATGAGGGGTGGCCAACATGGAACGAGAGGCGGCCGAGGAGGATTCTCGCGGGGTGGCGATGGTGGAAGAGGTGGTGGTGGAATGAGGCAACCCGGTAACCCAAGCAATCCAAGCTACCAGAACCGTCGCTAA
- the Rin gene encoding ras GTPase-activating protein-binding protein 2 isoform X3, which yields MVMEASPSPQNVGREFVRQYYTLLNQAPAHLHRFYNQHSSFVHGGLDSNRESTPAIGQKQIHQKIQQLNFRDCHAKISQVDSQLTLENGVVVQVSGELSNAGQPMRRFTQTFVLAIQAPKTYYVHNDIFRYQDLIFPDEEEADVGGVEGGVGESGEREGEEGGRSEPEEDEHQNQGQQLSAPAASTEPQVQPPLIPAQQPVLQQQQQMYYAPPPQQSHVLPVMQQVLNGSVHEDTSLINQSPPQQQQQQQQQQPPPPPPAQQHQYINESSSQTQFVQETELDSSAEQQQQPESEPQTQSNENREQPETETFNATAQDSEPEHQVSNTNVTSSGPKTYANLVKSFPSTTGATSPQAPKLSMSPPPMTNLRLDDRSPLHPSNSGPILGASTTISAPQQQTHRVGNQQPQQHQQQRAPRGGGVQRDGDRRGTRQSQYSDAHQLFLGNLPHNASEDDLRQIFEAYGRVVELRIHSKPNDRCKGPQGNNTGKVPNYGFITFEDKQVVSMVLQNLPIYYPAENGQKLNVEEKKVRPRGTIDGSGGRLNSNDGNMRAMGGQQQQQQQRGGPGVMRGGQHGTRGGRGGFSRGGDGGRGGGGMRQPGNPSNPSYQNRR from the exons ATGGTCATGGAGGCGTCCCCTTCTCCACAGAATGTCGGTCGTGAATTTGTCCGACAATATTACACTTTATTAAATCAAGCTCCTGCACATCTTCACAg GTTTTATAATCAGCATTCTTCCTTTGTGCATGGAGGACTAGATTCCAATAGAGAATCAACTCCAGCAATTGGCCAAAAGCAAATACACCAGAAAATTCAACAACTAAACTTCCGAGACTGTCATGCTAAAATAAGTCAGGTTGACTCACAGCTGACTCTTGAGAATGGTGTTGTTGTACAA GTGTCTGGAGAACTCTCTAATGCGGGGCAGCCAATGCGTCGCTTTACACAAACTTTCGTGTTGGCAATACAAGCACCAAAAACATATTATGTACATAACGATATATTCCGTTACCAAGATTTGATCTTTCCTGATGAGGAGGAAGCAGATGTAGGTGGTGTAGAAGGGGGTGTAGGTGAGTCCGGTGAGAGGGAAGGGGAGGAGGGAGGGCGTTCTGAGCCCGAGGAAGATGAACACCAAAATCAAGGGCAGCAACTTTCAGCGCCAGCTGCATCTACTGAACCGCAAGTCCAGCCACCGCTTATTCCTGCACAACAACCTGTACTTCAGCAACAACAGCAAATGTACTATGCGCCACCACCACAACAGTCTCAT GTACTCCCAGTAATGCAACAGGTTCTAAATGGTTCGGTTCATGAAGACACCTCATTAATCAACCAGTCACCAccacagcagcagcagcagcagcaacaacaacaaccgccgccgccaccacctGCGCAGCAGCACCAATATATTAACGAATCTTCGTCACAGACACAGTTTGTACAAGAAACGGAATTGGACAGCTCAGCCGAACAGCAGCAACAACCTGAAAGCGAACCGCAGACTCAGTCcaatgaaaatcgtgaacagCCTGAAACCGAGACGTTTAATGCCACTGCTCAAGACTCTGAACCGGAGCATCAGGTGTCGAATACAAATGTGACAAGTAGTGGGCCAAAAACATACGCCAATCTTGTCAAGTCTTTCCCAAGTACCACTGGCGCTACTAGTCCTCAGGCACCCAAGTTGTCTATGTCACCG CCTCCGATGACGAACTTACGATTGGATGATAGATCGCCATTACATCCGTCTAATAGTGGTCCAATACTGGGTGCATCAACCACAATTTCTGCGCCTCAGCAACAAACTCACAGAGTTGGTAATCAACAGCCACAACAGCATCAACAGCAACGGGCACCAAGAGGAGGAGGGGTACAAAGAG ATGGTGATCGCCGTGGTACAAGGCAAAGTCAATATAGTGATGCACATCAACTGTTTCTTGGAAATTTGCCGCACAACGCGTCGGAGGATGATCTGCGGCAAATATTTGAAGCATATGGTAGAGTAGTGGAACTACGTATACACAGTAAACCGAATGACAGATGCAAAGGACCGCAAGGAAATAATACAGGAAAAGTGCCTAATTATGGATTTATCACCTTTGAAGATAAACAAGTTGTTAGCATGGTGTTACAGAATCTG CCGATTTATTATCCTGCGGAGAATggacaaaaattaaatgtggAAGAGAAGAAAGTCAGGCCTAGAGGAACGATAGACGGAAGCGGAGGACGGCTAAATTCGAACGATGGCAATATGAGAGCAATGGGcggacaacaacaacaacaacaacaaagag GTGGTCCCGGTGTAATGAGGGGTGGCCAACATGGAACGAGAGGCGGCCGAGGAGGATTCTCGCGGGGTGGCGATGGTGGAAGAGGTGGTGGTGGAATGAGGCAACCCGGTAACCCAAGCAATCCAAGCTACCAGAACCGTCGCTAA
- the Rin gene encoding ras GTPase-activating protein-binding protein 2 isoform X2 has translation MVMEASPSPQNVGREFVRQYYTLLNQAPAHLHRFYNQHSSFVHGGLDSNRESTPAIGQKQIHQKIQQLNFRDCHAKISQVDSQLTLENGVVVQVSGELSNAGQPMRRFTQTFVLAIQAPKTYYVHNDIFRYQDLIFPDEEEADVGGVEGGVGESGEREGEEGGRSEPEEDEHQNQGQQLSAPAASTEPQVQPPLIPAQQPVLQQQQQMYYAPPPQQSHVLPVMQQVLNGSVHEDTSLINQSPPQQQQQQQQQQPPPPPPAQQHQYINESSSQTQFVQETELDSSAEQQQQPESEPQTQSNENREQPETETFNATAQDSEPEHQVSNTNVTSSGPKTYANLVKSFPSTTGATSPQAPKLSMSPPPMTNLRLDDRSPLHPSNSGPILGASTTISAPQQQTHRVGNQQPQQHQQQRAPRGGGVQRDGDRRGTRQSQYSDAHQLFLGNLPHNASEDDLRQIFEAYGRVVELRIHSKPNDRCKGPQGNNTGKVPNYGFITFEDKQVVSMVLQNLPIYYPAENGQKLNVEEKKVRPRGTIDGSGGRLNSNDGNMRAMGGQQQQQQQRGPGGPGVMRGGQHGTRGGRGGFSRGGDGGRGGGGMRQPGNPSNPSYQNRR, from the exons ATGGTCATGGAGGCGTCCCCTTCTCCACAGAATGTCGGTCGTGAATTTGTCCGACAATATTACACTTTATTAAATCAAGCTCCTGCACATCTTCACAg GTTTTATAATCAGCATTCTTCCTTTGTGCATGGAGGACTAGATTCCAATAGAGAATCAACTCCAGCAATTGGCCAAAAGCAAATACACCAGAAAATTCAACAACTAAACTTCCGAGACTGTCATGCTAAAATAAGTCAGGTTGACTCACAGCTGACTCTTGAGAATGGTGTTGTTGTACAA GTGTCTGGAGAACTCTCTAATGCGGGGCAGCCAATGCGTCGCTTTACACAAACTTTCGTGTTGGCAATACAAGCACCAAAAACATATTATGTACATAACGATATATTCCGTTACCAAGATTTGATCTTTCCTGATGAGGAGGAAGCAGATGTAGGTGGTGTAGAAGGGGGTGTAGGTGAGTCCGGTGAGAGGGAAGGGGAGGAGGGAGGGCGTTCTGAGCCCGAGGAAGATGAACACCAAAATCAAGGGCAGCAACTTTCAGCGCCAGCTGCATCTACTGAACCGCAAGTCCAGCCACCGCTTATTCCTGCACAACAACCTGTACTTCAGCAACAACAGCAAATGTACTATGCGCCACCACCACAACAGTCTCAT GTACTCCCAGTAATGCAACAGGTTCTAAATGGTTCGGTTCATGAAGACACCTCATTAATCAACCAGTCACCAccacagcagcagcagcagcagcaacaacaacaaccgccgccgccaccacctGCGCAGCAGCACCAATATATTAACGAATCTTCGTCACAGACACAGTTTGTACAAGAAACGGAATTGGACAGCTCAGCCGAACAGCAGCAACAACCTGAAAGCGAACCGCAGACTCAGTCcaatgaaaatcgtgaacagCCTGAAACCGAGACGTTTAATGCCACTGCTCAAGACTCTGAACCGGAGCATCAGGTGTCGAATACAAATGTGACAAGTAGTGGGCCAAAAACATACGCCAATCTTGTCAAGTCTTTCCCAAGTACCACTGGCGCTACTAGTCCTCAGGCACCCAAGTTGTCTATGTCACCG CCTCCGATGACGAACTTACGATTGGATGATAGATCGCCATTACATCCGTCTAATAGTGGTCCAATACTGGGTGCATCAACCACAATTTCTGCGCCTCAGCAACAAACTCACAGAGTTGGTAATCAACAGCCACAACAGCATCAACAGCAACGGGCACCAAGAGGAGGAGGGGTACAAAGAG ATGGTGATCGCCGTGGTACAAGGCAAAGTCAATATAGTGATGCACATCAACTGTTTCTTGGAAATTTGCCGCACAACGCGTCGGAGGATGATCTGCGGCAAATATTTGAAGCATATGGTAGAGTAGTGGAACTACGTATACACAGTAAACCGAATGACAGATGCAAAGGACCGCAAGGAAATAATACAGGAAAAGTGCCTAATTATGGATTTATCACCTTTGAAGATAAACAAGTTGTTAGCATGGTGTTACAGAATCTG CCGATTTATTATCCTGCGGAGAATggacaaaaattaaatgtggAAGAGAAGAAAGTCAGGCCTAGAGGAACGATAGACGGAAGCGGAGGACGGCTAAATTCGAACGATGGCAATATGAGAGCAATGGGcggacaacaacaacaacaacaacaaagagGTCCTG GTGGTCCCGGTGTAATGAGGGGTGGCCAACATGGAACGAGAGGCGGCCGAGGAGGATTCTCGCGGGGTGGCGATGGTGGAAGAGGTGGTGGTGGAATGAGGCAACCCGGTAACCCAAGCAATCCAAGCTACCAGAACCGTCGCTAA
- the Rin gene encoding ras GTPase-activating protein-binding protein 2 isoform X4, with product MVMEASPSPQNVGREFVRQYYTLLNQAPAHLHRFYNQHSSFVHGGLDSNRESTPAIGQKQIHQKIQQLNFRDCHAKISQVDSQLTLENGVVVQVSGELSNAGQPMRRFTQTFVLAIQAPKTYYVHNDIFRYQDLIFPDEEEADVGGVEGGVAPAASTEPQVQPPLIPAQQPVLQQQQQMYYAPPPQQSHVLPVMQQVLNGSVHEDTSLINQSPPQQQQQQQQQQPPPPPPAQQHQYINESSSQTQFVQETELDSSAEQQQQPESEPQTQSNENREQPETETFNATAQDSEPEHQVSNTNVTSSGPKTYANLVKSFPSTTGATSPQAPKLSMSPPPMTNLRLDDRSPLHPSNSGPILGASTTISAPQQQTHRVGNQQPQQHQQQRAPRGGGVQRDGDRRGTRQSQYSDAHQLFLGNLPHNASEDDLRQIFEAYGRVVELRIHSKPNDRCKGPQGNNTGKVPNYGFITFEDKQVVSMVLQNLPIYYPAENGQKLNVEEKKVRPRGTIDGSGGRLNSNDGNMRAMGGQQQQQQQRGPVFPYFAGGPGVMRGGQHGTRGGRGGFSRGGDGGRGGGGMRQPGNPSNPSYQNRR from the exons ATGGTCATGGAGGCGTCCCCTTCTCCACAGAATGTCGGTCGTGAATTTGTCCGACAATATTACACTTTATTAAATCAAGCTCCTGCACATCTTCACAg GTTTTATAATCAGCATTCTTCCTTTGTGCATGGAGGACTAGATTCCAATAGAGAATCAACTCCAGCAATTGGCCAAAAGCAAATACACCAGAAAATTCAACAACTAAACTTCCGAGACTGTCATGCTAAAATAAGTCAGGTTGACTCACAGCTGACTCTTGAGAATGGTGTTGTTGTACAA GTGTCTGGAGAACTCTCTAATGCGGGGCAGCCAATGCGTCGCTTTACACAAACTTTCGTGTTGGCAATACAAGCACCAAAAACATATTATGTACATAACGATATATTCCGTTACCAAGATTTGATCTTTCCTGATGAGGAGGAAGCAGATGTAGGTGGTGTAGAAGGGGGTGTAG CGCCAGCTGCATCTACTGAACCGCAAGTCCAGCCACCGCTTATTCCTGCACAACAACCTGTACTTCAGCAACAACAGCAAATGTACTATGCGCCACCACCACAACAGTCTCAT GTACTCCCAGTAATGCAACAGGTTCTAAATGGTTCGGTTCATGAAGACACCTCATTAATCAACCAGTCACCAccacagcagcagcagcagcagcaacaacaacaaccgccgccgccaccacctGCGCAGCAGCACCAATATATTAACGAATCTTCGTCACAGACACAGTTTGTACAAGAAACGGAATTGGACAGCTCAGCCGAACAGCAGCAACAACCTGAAAGCGAACCGCAGACTCAGTCcaatgaaaatcgtgaacagCCTGAAACCGAGACGTTTAATGCCACTGCTCAAGACTCTGAACCGGAGCATCAGGTGTCGAATACAAATGTGACAAGTAGTGGGCCAAAAACATACGCCAATCTTGTCAAGTCTTTCCCAAGTACCACTGGCGCTACTAGTCCTCAGGCACCCAAGTTGTCTATGTCACCG CCTCCGATGACGAACTTACGATTGGATGATAGATCGCCATTACATCCGTCTAATAGTGGTCCAATACTGGGTGCATCAACCACAATTTCTGCGCCTCAGCAACAAACTCACAGAGTTGGTAATCAACAGCCACAACAGCATCAACAGCAACGGGCACCAAGAGGAGGAGGGGTACAAAGAG ATGGTGATCGCCGTGGTACAAGGCAAAGTCAATATAGTGATGCACATCAACTGTTTCTTGGAAATTTGCCGCACAACGCGTCGGAGGATGATCTGCGGCAAATATTTGAAGCATATGGTAGAGTAGTGGAACTACGTATACACAGTAAACCGAATGACAGATGCAAAGGACCGCAAGGAAATAATACAGGAAAAGTGCCTAATTATGGATTTATCACCTTTGAAGATAAACAAGTTGTTAGCATGGTGTTACAGAATCTG CCGATTTATTATCCTGCGGAGAATggacaaaaattaaatgtggAAGAGAAGAAAGTCAGGCCTAGAGGAACGATAGACGGAAGCGGAGGACGGCTAAATTCGAACGATGGCAATATGAGAGCAATGGGcggacaacaacaacaacaacaacaaagagGTCCTG TTTTCCCATATTTTGCAGGTGGTCCCGGTGTAATGAGGGGTGGCCAACATGGAACGAGAGGCGGCCGAGGAGGATTCTCGCGGGGTGGCGATGGTGGAAGAGGTGGTGGTGGAATGAGGCAACCCGGTAACCCAAGCAATCCAAGCTACCAGAACCGTCGCTAA